One genomic segment of Paraburkholderia caffeinilytica includes these proteins:
- the galU gene encoding UTP--glucose-1-phosphate uridylyltransferase GalU, with product MLKVTKAVFPVAGLGTRFLPATKASPKEMLPIVDKPLIQYAVEEAMAAGITEMIFVTGRSKRAIEDHFDKSYEIEAELEARGKDKLLELVRSIKPSHVDCFYVRQPEALGLGHAVMCAEKLVGDNPFAVILADDLLYGKPPVMTQMIEVFDHYHSSVIGVEEIPAQETKSYGIVDGKEWEDSIIKMSGIVEKPEPSVAPSNLGVVGRYVLKPRIFEHLRALKPGAGGELQLTDAIQSLLADEQVLAYKYHGTRFDCGSKLGYLKATVEFALRHPEVAADFEEYLRTRSPVLEG from the coding sequence ATGCTAAAAGTTACAAAAGCGGTTTTTCCGGTAGCAGGTCTTGGCACCCGGTTCCTCCCTGCCACGAAGGCGAGCCCGAAGGAGATGCTGCCGATCGTCGACAAGCCGCTGATTCAATACGCGGTGGAAGAGGCCATGGCAGCCGGCATCACCGAAATGATCTTCGTCACGGGCCGCAGCAAGCGCGCGATCGAGGACCATTTCGATAAGTCGTATGAAATCGAGGCGGAACTCGAGGCGCGCGGCAAGGACAAGCTGCTGGAACTGGTGCGCAGCATCAAGCCGAGCCATGTCGACTGCTTCTACGTGCGTCAGCCGGAAGCGCTGGGCCTCGGTCACGCGGTGATGTGCGCCGAAAAACTGGTGGGCGACAACCCGTTTGCCGTCATCCTCGCGGACGACTTGCTGTACGGCAAGCCGCCCGTGATGACGCAGATGATCGAGGTGTTCGACCACTATCACAGCTCGGTGATCGGCGTCGAAGAGATTCCCGCTCAGGAAACCAAGTCGTACGGCATCGTCGACGGCAAGGAGTGGGAAGACTCGATCATCAAGATGTCGGGCATCGTCGAGAAGCCGGAGCCGAGCGTGGCGCCGTCGAATCTCGGCGTGGTGGGCCGCTACGTGCTGAAGCCGCGGATCTTCGAACATCTGCGCGCGCTAAAGCCGGGCGCGGGCGGCGAATTGCAGCTGACGGACGCAATTCAGTCGCTGCTGGCCGATGAACAGGTGCTGGCGTACAAGTACCACGGCACGCGTTTCGACTGCGGCAGCAAGCTGGGTTATCTGAAGGCGACGGTCGAGTTCGCGCTGCGTCACCCGGAAGTGGCCGCCGATTTCGAAGAATATCTGCGTACCCGTTCGCCGGTGCTGGAAGGCTGA
- a CDS encoding sulfurtransferase TusA family protein translates to MQVHKEVDARGLMCPLPILRAKKALADMESGQILKVLATDPGSQRDFAAFAKQTGNEIVESSAHDKVFTFLMKRR, encoded by the coding sequence ATTCAGGTTCACAAGGAAGTCGATGCGCGCGGACTGATGTGCCCGCTGCCCATTTTGCGCGCCAAGAAGGCGCTTGCCGACATGGAAAGCGGCCAGATTCTCAAGGTGTTGGCTACCGATCCGGGCTCGCAGCGCGATTTCGCCGCGTTCGCCAAGCAAACCGGCAACGAAATCGTCGAAAGCTCGGCGCATGACAAGGTCTTTACCTTTTTGATGAAGCGCCGTTGA
- a CDS encoding Gfo/Idh/MocA family oxidoreductase, producing MTATSSGGGRLRLGVVGLGRLGKRHAENLAYRVPGASLVAACSPLEEERAWAREALPEPRLYDNYADLLADRDVDAVWLVTPSSLHAQQIVDALRAGKHVFCEKPLSLDLAECERVLAEAARYPHLQATIGFMRRFDPSYKDAFDKIEAGKIGRPFLVRSQTTDQNDTDGFFVRFAATSGGIFLDCTVHDIDVARWLLGKPRAKRVFAAGAVALHEGLREFGDVDNGVAICEFEDGKLAMFYASRTQAHGNDTHSEVIGTAGALAIGHNPRANRVEIYDATGIRNECTPTFFDRFEDAFLHEARAFVAAVQGGAASNAQAGATLADALEATRIGMALRQSLQTGEAVTL from the coding sequence ATGACGGCGACTTCGTCTGGGGGTGGGCGGCTCCGTCTGGGTGTCGTCGGCCTGGGGCGGCTGGGCAAGCGGCACGCGGAGAATCTGGCGTATCGCGTGCCGGGGGCGTCGCTCGTGGCTGCTTGCAGTCCGTTGGAAGAGGAACGGGCATGGGCGCGCGAGGCGTTGCCCGAACCGCGTCTTTACGACAACTATGCGGACCTGCTCGCCGATCGCGACGTTGACGCGGTGTGGCTCGTCACGCCGTCGTCCTTGCATGCGCAGCAGATTGTCGATGCATTGCGCGCCGGCAAACATGTGTTTTGCGAGAAGCCGCTGTCGCTGGACCTCGCCGAATGCGAGCGCGTACTGGCCGAGGCCGCGCGTTATCCGCATCTGCAGGCCACCATCGGCTTCATGCGGCGTTTCGATCCGAGCTACAAGGATGCGTTCGACAAGATCGAAGCCGGCAAGATCGGCCGACCGTTTCTGGTGCGCTCGCAAACCACCGATCAGAACGACACCGACGGCTTCTTCGTGCGTTTCGCGGCGACCTCCGGCGGCATCTTTCTCGACTGCACGGTGCACGACATCGACGTCGCGCGCTGGCTGCTCGGCAAGCCGCGCGCCAAACGCGTGTTTGCGGCGGGCGCGGTCGCGCTGCACGAAGGGCTGCGGGAGTTCGGCGACGTCGACAACGGTGTGGCGATCTGCGAATTCGAGGATGGCAAGCTCGCGATGTTCTATGCATCGCGCACGCAGGCACATGGCAACGACACGCACAGCGAAGTGATCGGCACCGCCGGCGCGCTGGCGATTGGCCACAATCCGCGGGCGAATCGCGTCGAGATCTACGATGCCACGGGCATCCGCAACGAATGCACGCCGACCTTCTTCGATCGGTTCGAGGATGCGTTTTTGCACGAGGCGCGCGCCTTCGTTGCAGCGGTGCAGGGCGGCGCGGCATCGAACGCGCAAGCAGGCGCCACGCTGGCCGATGCGCTCGAGGCGACGCGGATCGGCATGGCGTTGCGGCAGTCGCTACAGACGGGAGAGGCCGTCACGTTGTAG
- the iolG gene encoding inositol 2-dehydrogenase has translation MTEAVKTIDVAVFGAGRIGKIHAANLARQPGVRLKYVVDVNREAAAALAAEHGAQVADIDGAMGDASIGATVICSSTDTHADLIMKSAAQKKHVFCEKPVDLTLERARACAEAVEHAGVVCMIGFQRRFDPTFSALKARIDAGEIGTPEMLVVTSRDPGAPPVEYIKHSGGIFKDMLIHDFDIFRWILDDEADTLHATGSCLADPAIAEAGDIDSTAVTIRTKQGRLCQINTARRAAYGYDQRFEVLGSTGMLQAGNVRPTEVTAYSKTEVSSDVPEAFFLERYRAAYALEIAHFFDAVIHGKRVRTTVADGLKALELAEAATRSWREGRAVKLGEAS, from the coding sequence ATGACTGAGGCGGTAAAGACGATCGACGTAGCGGTATTCGGCGCGGGACGTATCGGCAAGATTCACGCCGCGAATCTGGCGCGGCAGCCGGGCGTGCGGCTCAAATACGTGGTCGATGTGAATCGCGAGGCGGCCGCGGCGCTCGCCGCCGAGCACGGCGCGCAGGTTGCGGATATCGACGGTGCGATGGGCGATGCGTCGATCGGCGCGACAGTGATCTGTTCGAGCACGGACACGCACGCGGATCTGATCATGAAATCGGCCGCGCAGAAGAAACATGTGTTTTGCGAGAAGCCGGTCGATCTGACTTTGGAGCGCGCGCGGGCCTGCGCCGAAGCGGTGGAGCACGCGGGTGTGGTGTGCATGATCGGCTTTCAGCGCCGCTTCGACCCGACCTTTTCCGCGCTGAAAGCGCGCATCGACGCGGGCGAAATCGGCACGCCGGAAATGCTGGTGGTGACGAGCCGCGATCCGGGCGCACCGCCGGTCGAGTACATCAAGCATTCGGGCGGCATCTTCAAGGACATGCTGATTCACGACTTCGACATCTTCCGCTGGATTCTCGACGACGAAGCCGACACGCTGCACGCCACGGGGAGTTGTCTTGCGGATCCCGCGATTGCCGAAGCGGGCGATATCGATTCGACCGCGGTCACGATCCGCACGAAGCAGGGCCGCCTGTGCCAGATCAACACCGCGCGGCGTGCGGCCTATGGGTACGACCAGCGTTTCGAAGTGCTCGGCAGCACCGGCATGCTGCAAGCCGGCAACGTGCGGCCCACCGAGGTCACCGCGTATTCGAAAACCGAAGTGTCGAGCGACGTGCCCGAGGCGTTTTTCCTCGAACGGTATCGCGCGGCGTACGCACTGGAAATCGCCCATTTCTTCGATGCGGTCATCCATGGCAAGCGTGTGCGAACCACCGTGGCGGACGGCCTGAAAGCGCTCGAACTCGCCGAAGCGGCCACGCGTTCGTGGCGTGAGGGTCGCGCGGTCAAACTCGGGGAGGCTTCGTGA
- a CDS encoding MurR/RpiR family transcriptional regulator has product MAEESTEDLPSVEELMQRIAENYEALPRQLKNVATYIEQHRSSVMVDRTSDIAASCGVHPSAVVRFAQRFGFSGFSDLQAVFRQAYTGQGTSSPSYQQRIRKLIDEKPGALSGGSVAREFIAASRGGLEELEAGLDDQQFDAAVKMLQQADNIYVIGVRRSFPVASYIVYALQHTPKRVHLVSGFGGMYREQIRSVKKSDVVIAISFAPYGKETQYCLRVAHHHQAKTLVITDSQLSPLARYATTQLYVKEGSAFAFRSLTSTICLCQALFIALAYKLELNVEESKETGGYDD; this is encoded by the coding sequence ATGGCAGAAGAGAGCACCGAAGATTTGCCGAGCGTCGAAGAATTGATGCAGCGCATCGCGGAAAACTACGAGGCGTTGCCGCGTCAATTGAAGAATGTCGCGACCTATATCGAGCAGCATCGCTCGAGCGTGATGGTGGATCGCACGAGCGATATCGCCGCGAGCTGCGGCGTGCATCCGTCGGCGGTGGTGCGCTTTGCGCAGCGTTTCGGTTTTTCCGGATTCTCCGATCTGCAGGCGGTGTTTCGTCAGGCGTACACGGGGCAGGGCACGTCCTCGCCGAGCTATCAGCAGCGGATTCGCAAGCTGATCGACGAGAAGCCCGGTGCGTTGTCAGGCGGCTCGGTGGCGCGCGAATTTATCGCGGCCTCGCGCGGCGGTCTCGAAGAACTCGAAGCCGGCCTCGACGACCAGCAGTTCGACGCCGCCGTGAAGATGCTGCAGCAGGCCGACAACATCTATGTGATCGGCGTGCGGCGCTCGTTTCCCGTGGCGAGCTATATCGTCTACGCGTTGCAGCACACCCCCAAGCGCGTGCATCTGGTGTCCGGTTTCGGCGGCATGTACCGCGAGCAGATTCGCAGCGTGAAGAAGAGCGACGTGGTGATCGCGATCAGCTTCGCGCCGTATGGCAAGGAAACGCAGTACTGCCTGCGCGTGGCGCACCATCATCAGGCAAAGACACTGGTTATTACGGATAGCCAACTATCTCCGCTGGCGCGCTACGCCACCACCCAACTGTATGTGAAAGAGGGCAGCGCGTTCGCGTTCCGCTCGCTGACCAGCACGATCTGTTTGTGCCAGGCGTTGTTCATCGCGCTCGCGTACAAGCTTGAACTGAACGTAGAAGAATCCAAAGAGACTGGAGGATACGATGACTGA